A segment of the Devriesea agamarum genome:
CACCGGCTGGGTGCACGCCCGCACCGCAGCTGACTACGGCCCTGAACGCGAAGGTATCGACGTAGTGTGCCTGGACCGGGGACTGTCCTCCACCGTGGCGAGCACCAGCCCGTGGTTGCTCGCGGGAGCCAAAACCATTTCGTATGCCGTGAACATGGCAGTGTTGCGCGAGGCTGCCCGCCGTGGGGCGCAGGACGTGCTGTTTGTATCCTCCGATGGATACGCACTCGAAGGTCCCACCTCGACGCTGCTGGTCAAAGAGGGAGATCACCTGGTGACCACTCCGGCTGACGCGGGAATTCTCGCCGGGACCTGCATCCGGTCTGTCTTTGATGCTCTCAACGGACAGTACACGTGCACCGAGGAACTGATGAGCCTGGAGCGGGTGAAGTCTGCTGACGCTGCCTGGCTGCTGTCCAGCAGTCGCCTGGTGGCACCGATTAACCACCTGGATGAGACCGCGCTCGGGCGCGATCATGGCCTTGACACTCGCATCTTTGCCATTCTCAGCGGCCGAGGGGAGAACGCGTGAGCGCCACCCGACCCGAATCCCACTGGGAGCGCATGACGCGTCAGAATCCCGCACATTCCACCTGGTACATTCAGCGTTTCCGCGATATGCGGGAACGGGGCGATGATCTCGACGGTGAAGCCCGGTGCGCGGATGCGATGGTTCCTCGCGGTTCGAGGATCTTGGATGCCGGATGTGGGCCGGGTCGGGTCTCCATCGCATTGGCCGACCGAGGCCACACGGTGACCGGGATCGACATCGACCCGGTGCTGATTCAAGAGGCCCAGCGAGATGCTGCATCCCGGTGTCTAGGACAGCCGGAGTTCATTGTCGGCGATATTTGCACGATGAGCCCGCAAACGGTTCCGGGTTATCCCTTCGACCTGATCGTGTGCGCCGGTAACGTGATGACGTTCCTAGCGGAGGGGACTCAGCGCGATGCGCTCGCGGCAATGTGCGCGGTTCTCGCCCCCGACGGCAGGGCTGTGGTCGGTTTTGGTACGGGTCGTGGCTATCCAGCCGACGCGTTTTTCGTCGATATCGAGGATGCTGGGTTACGGGTTGAGAACTGTTTTTCGACCTGGGATCTGCGACCGTGGCACGACGGCGGGAACTTCATCGTGGCGGTGCTCGGAAAGGCATCGTAATCGGGGTTGTTATGCCTGGCCTGCGCCAGCGGGCACCATAGATCGTGTCCGCGGATGCGGCGGTGCTATGCCCTGGGGACGTTAGCTCCGGGCGAGCACCGCCTCGGCGAGGGACGTATCGACGACCAGCATGTTGATAATTCCCGACCTGAGGGCTCCGATCACTCCGCCCGCTTTCTCAAGCCCAGCGGCCACTCCGATCACCTGTTTAATGCTTTTCAACTGGTCGAGAGTCACCCCGACAATCCGCTGTGAGGTGGGTGGACCCAGTGGTTTGCCCAGCGCGTCGAAAAACTGTCCGCACATATCGCCGACGGGTTTTTGAGCCAGAAACTTGGCGTACTCGTCCTGGGACAGGTTCATTCCTTGCAATAGATGAGGCGATGAATGCATGCCGTGGGATCCAATACCGACCATGGCCAGGTCAACTGCTGCTGCCTGCCTCAATACGGTGCGGATGGATCGCTCCTGCAAAAACGTTTCGCAGGCTCTGGCCGATTCCACCACTGCGGGGGCGTACACGCGTTCTGCTCGAGTGCCGAGCCGGTCTGCGAGCCGTTGCGCTACGGAATCGCCGCCTTCCAGCGTGTCTAATGCGCTCAGGCCCCCGACCAGCGGGATCACTACGGGGGCTGATGGGCGGCGCAGCGGGCGTAGATGGGAGACGACATCCTGCAGTGTGTGCCCCCAGCTGATTCCAATGGAGCGGACTTTGCGGGCGCGTTCATACAGGAGGTCGGCGCTGGTGCGGGCGACTACGTCCAGCGGTTTTTCTCGTGGGCCTGGGGCGACGACGACTGGTTCTCGCAGGTTAAATCGGGACCGCAGAGCCCGCTCTAGGGCGCCGTCGCGGACTGCCGGAGCGTCGGGGTCATGGATGGTGATCTCGACGATGCCCCGCTCACGCGCCTGTGAAAGTATCCGGGACACGTTTGAGCGAGAGACATCGAGTTCGCGCGCTATTTCGGCTTGGGAGCGTCCCTGGTCGTAATACAGGCGGGCGGCCTGCACGAGCATGTCCGTGTCGCGGTGCGCGGGCAAGGAGACTCCTTTACTAGTGGTGACCCTGCCATTGTGCACCTTTGTGAGGATTAATGGCTGTGAGGGGCTGTGTCTCGTCGGGCCGTGCTGCGCAGGAGTTTGAGCCTGGCAGAGGAGCTGCTGCTCGTAGGGTCGGTCAGAACAAAGACCAGCTGGAGAAGATCAACGCGTTTAAGGGCTTCCCTAATGCCCCACACAACGCACCGCTTAAAGCGATATATAGCGCATAGGCCGCTGTTTGGGTGGTAGATGAGGATCTATCCATCGACGTGTGATACCGGGATATGTAACGGGTGTATCGGAACGGTGGTCAACCGGCGTGCTGGAAGGATGGCCAGCTGACCTCACGAAACGATGGACAACTGGGCTGCCGAAACGGTAGGTAATCGATCTGCCGAAACCTCACCCCTGAAGATACTGATCGAGTTCAGCATGCCCGGCATCGGTCAGGACCAGTTCGCGCGGCTTAGAGCGACGCTTGACTAAACCGCGCTCCAAAAGACTGGTCAGCAAGGCGGCGCCGAGCCCGCCGGCAAGATGATGAGCCTGCTCCGTCCAATCCACGCACACTTTTAGGGCAGGTCGCCGCGCCGCGAGAACAGATGGAAGATCCACTCCGAATCGGGTAAAGACCTGCTCGGCCCGGTCGCCGAACTCGTACGGTGCATGTTTGAGAGTGGCCGACACGGGTTCATTGGGTCCCCGCCGGGTTCCGGGGTCGCCGTCGGTCCGAACCAGGCCCTTCTCGGCGACAATACCGCGAAATAGGCCGGTGCCGAGTTCCCCAGCCGCGTGATCGTAGCAGGTGCGGGCGGTTTTTAACCGGGCGAGGCGGGTTGAGCCCGATAGCGAATGGGCCAGTCCCGCTGGGGGACCGGGCACAATCGCCGCGAGGGTTTCCAGCGCTTCGCCGATGCGTTCATTGGTGAGCCGGTAATAGCGGTGTCGTCCTGAGGTCCAGGATTCGACGAAACCGGCGTTCTGTAGCCGCTTCAGATGCCCACTCATGGTGGAGGGTGTCACACCGGCCTCGGCGGCGAGATATGAGGCGGGCAGGGAACGGCCATCACACAGGGCGATGATCAGCCGGGCGCGGGATAGATCGGCCAGGCACGCGGCGGCCTCGGCAACCCGATATTCCTCACCGGTGGATGACAGCGGAGTGGGCATAGCGTCAGTGTCCTTCATGCACAGTGTTCACACCAGTATCGGGGGATTGCGTGTTCTCCGGGGCTGTGTGCGATGGCCGCGAGAGTACCCTGCGCTGGACTCCGATGCAGGCCAGCGCGGCGATCACGAAGAGCACAGCACTTGTAATCAGCAGAAGGTCGGTGTGGGAGAGAAACGTCGATGGGGATGCGGTGCTACCTGCGAGAGCGGCGCAGATCGCCACCCCCACCGCTCCGCCAACCTGACGTGCGGTGTTCGAGAGCCCGGATGCGGTCCCTGATCGGTCAGGAAGCGCGGCCATCGCGGCATCCACAACCCCCACCACCAAAATCCCGATACCGAGCCCCCAGAGCACCAGGCCGATGGCAAGGACGGGTCCGAACGAGAGATCGGTAATCGCCAGGACGATAAAACCGATGGCCCCGATGACCGCACCAATCGCTGCGGTGGGCAGCGCTCCGATCCACCGAACCATTCGGGACGCCAGCGGCGCCGCGAGCGGGGTGGGAATGAACAGGAACAGCACCGCGCCCCCGGATGCCAAGGCGGATAGCCCATGAATGCTTTGAAGTGCCTGGGTGAGCACAAACAGAATTCCGAGCGTGCACAGATTCATGACCCCTGCGACGAGCACCGGCACCATGAGTCGTCCTCGGCGGATCACCGCAGAGGACAGCATCGGATCGGGATGTCGGCGTTCATGGACCCAAAACAACACCAGCGATACCAGTGCCACCAGTAGCAATCCTGCGCTCAGAAGCGATGAACGCTCCCATTCGATCACGGCGGCGATGAACGCCCCGAGGGCGGCTGCCGACAGGACGGCTCCCCACAGGTCCACCGCTTGCCCCCGGTTTGGCGCGGTTCTCGGCGCGGTGCGCATCACCCCGAGCAGCGCAAGTAGTCCGAGTGGAACCGATAACCAGAACACGGACCTCACCCCAAATAGGTTCACAAGAATGCCTCCGAGCAAAGGTCCTGCCGGAAGGGCGGCTCCACCGATAGCAGCCCAGATTGCGACGGCCCGGGACCGTGCTGTCGGGTCGGGGAACGCATTGGTGAGCAGGGCGAGGGTTCCGGGGAGCATCAGGCCGGCGGCTATCCCCTGAACGAGTCGCGCCACAACCAGAACTGCGAAGGTAGGGGCGAGTGCGCAGGCAACGGAGGCGAGGGTCACCCCGAGCAGTCCGACGCACACGATCTGGCGGTGTCCGAGTCGGTCGCCGATTGACCCTGCCGCAAGCAAAAGTGCTCCGAGCGGGATCGCGTAGGCGTCGACAGTCCAGGCGAGGGGAGGGCCAGTTACCGCAAATGTCGACGAAATTGCGGGTAGGGCGACGTTAACAACTGTGACGTCGAGCAGGATCAGGAAGTATCCAAGGCACATCGCGGTGACAAATCCTCGACGGGGCCCGGTGTTCAGTGGTGCATTCGCGTGCGACTTCGGCATACCTCCACCGTGCACCCGAAATGCTTCGGTGCTCACCGAAGTGTGTGCGCAGGTGTGTGCGGGTGGATGGCGTTAATTAAGCCAGGCTAGACCACGAAAACCGTAAGCGATCCGTTGCTTCAACTGTGCCGTTGACCTGGAAATGCTGTCGGACGAGCTCATCGGTGAGAATTTCTTGAACCGGTCCGGCGGCGACCACGTGCCCGGCATTCATGACCAGGAGGTAGTCAGCGAATGCAGCGGCTAAATCGAGGTCATGGATCACTGCGACGGTGGTCAGCCCCACCTCGCGGACCTGACTCAGCAAATCGATTTGATGCCGAAGATCGAGATGATTCGTCGGCTCATCCAGCAGCAAAGCCTGCGGTTCTTGGGCAAGGGCGCGTGCCAGTTGAACCCGTTGTTTTTCGCCACCGGACAGATGCGACCAGCGACGGGATGCCAGATCCGCAATCCCGGTCATGCGCATGGAGCGGTCAACCGCCCCATCTTCGCGAATATGCCCCCAGCGGCCCCGATGAGGGATACGGCCCAATGCAACCACATCGCGCACCTCTAAATCCACGGTAGCCCGAGGAACTTGCTCTAAGAGCGCCATGATTCGGGCCCGTTGTCGACGGGGAATCTGAGCGAGCTTCTTATCGTGCACCCAGACGGTGCCGGTAGTGGGGGTACGCAGTCCGGCGAGTAGGTGAAGCAGAGTGGTTTTCCCTGAACCGTTGAGCCCAATGATCATCGTCATCTGATCTCGCGGAATCTGGATGGTGATGCCGTCGACAATGGTTTTCCCGTCGACGCACCAGCTCAAATCCTCGGTCCGAAACATCACTTGACCTGCGGACTCAGTCATAGCTTAGGACCTCCTGGCCTGTCGGCGCAGCAAGATGACCAGAACTGGAGCACCAACCGCGGCGGTGACCACCCCAACAGGTATTTCTTCCCCTGGTGCCAGAGAGCGTGCGGCGGTATCAGACCAAACCATCAGCAGGGCCCCCGCGAATGCGCTGGTGGGTAAAAGGAAATGATGGCGCGGTCCCACCATTAAACGGACGATATGTGGCACTGTGAGCCCAACAAACCCG
Coding sequences within it:
- a CDS encoding ArsR/SmtB family transcription factor, producing MPTPLSSTGEEYRVAEAAACLADLSRARLIIALCDGRSLPASYLAAEAGVTPSTMSGHLKRLQNAGFVESWTSGRHRYYRLTNERIGEALETLAAIVPGPPAGLAHSLSGSTRLARLKTARTCYDHAAGELGTGLFRGIVAEKGLVRTDGDPGTRRGPNEPVSATLKHAPYEFGDRAEQVFTRFGVDLPSVLAARRPALKVCVDWTEQAHHLAGGLGAALLTSLLERGLVKRRSKPRELVLTDAGHAELDQYLQG
- a CDS encoding class I SAM-dependent methyltransferase; its protein translation is MSATRPESHWERMTRQNPAHSTWYIQRFRDMRERGDDLDGEARCADAMVPRGSRILDAGCGPGRVSIALADRGHTVTGIDIDPVLIQEAQRDAASRCLGQPEFIVGDICTMSPQTVPGYPFDLIVCAGNVMTFLAEGTQRDALAAMCAVLAPDGRAVVGFGTGRGYPADAFFVDIEDAGLRVENCFSTWDLRPWHDGGNFIVAVLGKAS
- a CDS encoding MFS transporter; protein product: MPKSHANAPLNTGPRRGFVTAMCLGYFLILLDVTVVNVALPAISSTFAVTGPPLAWTVDAYAIPLGALLLAAGSIGDRLGHRQIVCVGLLGVTLASVACALAPTFAVLVVARLVQGIAAGLMLPGTLALLTNAFPDPTARSRAVAIWAAIGGAALPAGPLLGGILVNLFGVRSVFWLSVPLGLLALLGVMRTAPRTAPNRGQAVDLWGAVLSAAALGAFIAAVIEWERSSLLSAGLLLVALVSLVLFWVHERRHPDPMLSSAVIRRGRLMVPVLVAGVMNLCTLGILFVLTQALQSIHGLSALASGGAVLFLFIPTPLAAPLASRMVRWIGALPTAAIGAVIGAIGFIVLAITDLSFGPVLAIGLVLWGLGIGILVVGVVDAAMAALPDRSGTASGLSNTARQVGGAVGVAICAALAGSTASPSTFLSHTDLLLITSAVLFVIAALACIGVQRRVLSRPSHTAPENTQSPDTGVNTVHEGH
- a CDS encoding sugar-binding transcriptional regulator, which produces MPAHRDTDMLVQAARLYYDQGRSQAEIARELDVSRSNVSRILSQARERGIVEITIHDPDAPAVRDGALERALRSRFNLREPVVVAPGPREKPLDVVARTSADLLYERARKVRSIGISWGHTLQDVVSHLRPLRRPSAPVVIPLVGGLSALDTLEGGDSVAQRLADRLGTRAERVYAPAVVESARACETFLQERSIRTVLRQAAAVDLAMVGIGSHGMHSSPHLLQGMNLSQDEYAKFLAQKPVGDMCGQFFDALGKPLGPPTSQRIVGVTLDQLKSIKQVIGVAAGLEKAGGVIGALRSGIINMLVVDTSLAEAVLARS
- a CDS encoding ABC transporter ATP-binding protein, with the translated sequence MTESAGQVMFRTEDLSWCVDGKTIVDGITIQIPRDQMTMIIGLNGSGKTTLLHLLAGLRTPTTGTVWVHDKKLAQIPRRQRARIMALLEQVPRATVDLEVRDVVALGRIPHRGRWGHIREDGAVDRSMRMTGIADLASRRWSHLSGGEKQRVQLARALAQEPQALLLDEPTNHLDLRHQIDLLSQVREVGLTTVAVIHDLDLAAAFADYLLVMNAGHVVAAGPVQEILTDELVRQHFQVNGTVEATDRLRFSWSSLA
- a CDS encoding aminotransferase class IV is translated as MSTDAAATPPSDPSAAPSDSSAVSSGSSIKAPGSTLGVDQPKPERAVLVMIHRVLDEGPGASDTELTKLPRFTVVPEDHPQLRATDLGLTRGDGVFETIGVFDGVPMNLGPHLKRLAHSAQMLDLGHIDQGLIAEAATAGIDAHDPVAELTVRVVLTRGVEGDGHPTGWVHARTAADYGPEREGIDVVCLDRGLSSTVASTSPWLLAGAKTISYAVNMAVLREAARRGAQDVLFVSSDGYALEGPTSTLLVKEGDHLVTTPADAGILAGTCIRSVFDALNGQYTCTEELMSLERVKSADAAWLLSSSRLVAPINHLDETALGRDHGLDTRIFAILSGRGENA